From a region of the Carettochelys insculpta isolate YL-2023 chromosome 29, ASM3395843v1, whole genome shotgun sequence genome:
- the MAP3K12 gene encoding mitogen-activated protein kinase kinase kinase 12, which translates to MACLHDTRTPSPSFGSFNTILAESSLRKLDPDASDCTPEKDLTPTQCVLRDVLPVDGGGHSPTPSEETREQFANSVLQLHENEAGGGGGGAGAGAGNPEVRHTRYHADQVRIHCQTSSGFLEGLFGCLKPVWTMIGKAYSTEHKHQQEDTWEVPFEEILDLQWVGSGAQGAVFLGRFRGEEVAVKKVRDLKETDIKHLRRLKHPNIITFKGVCTQAPCYCIIMEFCAQGQLYEVLRAGRKVTPSLLVDWSMGIAGGMNYLHLHKIIHRDLKSPNMLITCDDVVKISDFGTSKELSDKSTKMSFAGTVAWMAPEVIRNEPVSEKVDIWSFGVVLWELLTGEIPYKDVDSSAIIWGVGSNSLHLPVPSSCPDGFKILLRQCWNSKPRNRPSFRQILLHLDIASADVLSTPQETYFKSQAEWREEVKLHFEKIKSEGTCLHRLEEELINRRREELRHALDIREHYERKLERANNLYMELNSLMLQLELKEKELLRREQALEKKYPGLFKPHASRSLLHGNTVEKLIKKRNVPQKLSPHSKRPDILKTEVILPKLDSAITQVSIPSCQKGPTSPGRSRRAKPRYRKASAKGSCGELPGPRGPETASPGQRLEACAALRGLPHDLLRRMSSSSPDLISTTLEAEAKKGGAPAGPESPPAEQPRSETPSEDTASVPFSSSPDSPSAKQGAVGPADRSHRLLGLAQRLQPGEEPDKEAGPAGKAGRASGGSQQHLTPAALLYRAAVTRSQKRGVSSEEEEGEVDSEGELPLRQRWPQGRSKRQSLSTFSSENFSDGDGEEGNTSEASPSGTPDVASTNTGERSDDVLSQSSELPLDALAHADGLSEKETAVQRVKHQLSAEQNAAENPSAYEDSDCDSTELDHSGSADGTRPPADLSS; encoded by the exons ATGGCCTGCCTCCACGACACCCGGACCCCCTCCCCGTCCTTTGGCAGCTTCAACACCATCCTGGCGGAGAGCTCCCTCCGCAAGCTGGACCCCGACGCCTCGGACTGCACCCCCGAGAAGGACCTGACACCCACGCAGTGCGTGCTGCGGGATGTGCTGCCCGTCGACGGGGGCGGCCACAGCCCCACGCCCAGCGAGGAGACGCGCGAGCAGTTCGCCAACAGCGTCCTGCAGCTGCACGAGAATGAAGctggcggcgggggcgggggagccggggcgggggctgggaacCCCGAGGTGCGGCACACCCGGTACCACGCGGACCAGGTCCGGATCCACTGCCAGACGAGCAGCGGCTTCCTGGAAGGGCTCTTTGGCTGCCTCAAGCCTGTGTGGACCATGATCGGCAAAGCCTACTCCACCGAGCACAAGCACCAGCAGGAAG ACACGTGGGAGGTACCTTTCGAGGAGATCCTGGATCTGCAGTGGGTGGGCAGCGGGGCACAGGGCGCCGTCTTCCTGGGGCGCTTCCGCGGCGAGGAGGTGGCAGTGAAGAAGGTTCGAGACCTCAAGGAGACAGACATCAAACACCTGCGCCGGCTCAAACACCCCAACATCATCACCTTTAA GGGCGTCTGCACCCAGGCACCATGTTACTGCATCATCATGGAGTTCTGCGCCCAGGGCCAGCTGTATGAGGTGCTGCGAGCCGGGCGCAAGGTCACCCCCTCCCTGCTGGTCGACTGGTCCATGGGCATTGCCGGTGGCATGAACTACCTGCACTTGCACAAGATCATCCACCGCGACCTCAAGTCGCCCAA catgcTGATCACCTGCGACGACGTGGTGAAGATCTCTGACTTCGGCACCTCCAAGGAGCTGAGTGACAAGAGCACCAAGATGTCCTTTGCTGGCACCGTGGCCTGGATGGCCCCCGAGGTCATCCGCAACGAGCCTGTCTCCGAGAAGGTCGACATCTG GTCCTTCGGGGTGGTGCTGTGGGAGCTGCTGACGGGCGAGATCCCCTACAAGGACGTGGACTCCTCGGCCATCATCTGGGGCGTGGGCAGCAACAGCCTGCACCTGCCTGTGCCTTCCAGCTGCCCCGACGGCTTCAAGATCCTGCTGCGCCAGTGCTG GAACAGCAAACCCCGCAACCGGCCGTCCTTCCGCCAGATCCTGCTGCACCTGGACATCGCCTCGGCGGACGTGCTCTCCACGCCCCAGGAGACCTACTTCAAATCCCAG GCGGAGTGGAGGGAGGAGGTGAAGCTGCACTTCGAGAAGATCAAGTCGGAGGGGACCTGCCTGCAccggctggaggaggagctgattAACCGGCGCCGTGAGGAGCTCCG GCACGCTCTGGACATCCGGGAGCACTACGAGCGCAAGCTGGAGCGGGCCAACAACCTGTACATGGAGCTCAACTCCctcatgctgcagctggagctgaaaGAGAAGGAGCTGCTCAG GCGGGAGCAGGCACTGGAGAAGAAGTACCCAGGGCTGTTCAAACCCCATGCGTCACGCAGCCTCCTGCATGGCAACACGGTGGAGAAGCTCATCAAGAAGCGGAACGTGCCCCAGAAGCTGTCGCCACACAGCAAGCG gccggACATCCTGAAGACAGAGGTGATCCTTCCCAAGCTGGACTCGGCCATCACCCAGGTGTCGATCCCCTCTTGCCAGAAGGGTCCCACGTCGCCTGGCCGGAGCCGGCGGGCCAAGCCGCGCTACCGCAAAGCCAGCGCCAAGGGGAGCTGCGGCGAGCTGCCAGGGCCCCGGGGCCCAGAGACAGCGAGCCCGGGGCAGCGGCTGGAGGCCTGCGCTGCCCTGCGGGGGCTGCCCCACGACCTGCTGCGTCGGATGtcctcctccagccccgaccTCATCAGTACCACCCTGGAGGCGGAGGCCAAGAAAGGGGGGGCCCCTGCCGGGCCCGAGTCGCCCCCGGCTGAGCAGCCGCGCAGCGAGACCCCCAGCGAGGACACGGCCTCCGTGCCCTTCTCCAGCAGCCCCGACTCGCCCTCCGCCAAGCAGGGGGCCGTGGGGCCGGCGGACAGGAGCCACCGCCTGCTGGGACTGGCGCAGAGGCTGCAGCCGGGTGAGGAGCCTGACAAGGAGGCGGGCCCGGCGGGCAAGGCTGGCCGGGCCAGCGGGGGCTCCCAGCAGCATCTGACGCCCGCCGCACTGCTGTACCGAGCGGCCGTGACCCGGAGCCAG aaGCGAGGGGTCTcctctgaggaagaggagggagaggtGGACAGTGAGGGGGAGTTGCCGCTGAGGCAGAG GTGGCCGCAGGGGCGGAGCAAGCGCCAGTCGCTCTCCACCTTCAGCTCGGAGAACTTCTCGGATGGGGACGGCGAGGAGGGGAACACGAGCGAGGCCTCTCCCAGCGGCACGCCCGACGTCGCCAGCACCAACACAGGCGAGCGCTCGGACGACGTGCTCTCGCAGAGCTCCGAGCTCCCGCTGGACGCCCTCGCCCACGCCGACGGCCTGTCGGAGAAGGAGACCGCCGTCCAGCGTGTCAAGCACCAGCTCAGCGCCGAGCAGAATGCTGCTGAG AACCCCTCCGCATATGAGGACTCAGACTGTGACAGCACTGAACTGGACCACTCGGGCAGCGCAGATGGGACCAGACCACCGGCCGACCTCAGCTCGtga